In Phragmites australis chromosome 16, lpPhrAust1.1, whole genome shotgun sequence, one DNA window encodes the following:
- the LOC133896487 gene encoding major latex allergen Hev b 5-like — translation MATVEVQVASATLPAEEAPVAVEAVQAAVVSEEAPKEEAAAPAVAESKDAEPAPAETEATKEAVPEVAAAPETEATKEPEPEAAPAQTETKEAEPEAAPAETETKEAEPEAASPAEAETKEAEPEAAALAGTETKEAEPAATEAEAKEPEAVPTEETKEEAPVAAAAAVTEPAPAQEEVPADATEEAVAVEAAPAEAEAPAAATEEAVAVEAAPAPAPATEADKASE, via the exons ATGGCCACCGTCGAG GTCCAAGTCGCGAGTGCCACGCTGCCCGCCGAGGAGGCTccggtggcggtggaggcggtCCAGGCGGCCGTCGTTTCCGAGGAGGCCCCGAAGGAGGAAGCCGCTGCTCCGGCTGTGGCCGAGAGCAAAGACGCAGAGCCTGCTCCGGCCGAGACGGAGGCCACCAAAGAGGCCGTGCCGGAGGTCGCTGCAGCACCCGAGACGGAGGCCACCAAAGAGCCGGAGCCGGAGGCTGCCCCGGCCCAGACTGAGACGAAGGAGGCCGAACCAGAGGCAGCTCCGGCTGAGACCGAGACCAAGGAAGCAGAGCCAGAGGCTGCATCCCCGGCCGAGGCAGAGACCAAGGAAGCAGAGCCAGAGGCTGCAGCCCTGGCTGGGACCGAGACTAAGGAGGCAGAGCCCGCCGCTACCGAGGCCGAGGCCAAAGAGCCGGAGGCCGTGCCGACTGAGGAGACCAAGGAGGAGGCGCCCGTTGCCGCGGCCGCCGCTGTTACAGAACCGGCTCCGGCGCAGGAGGAAGTGCCGGCCGACGCGACTGAGGAGGCCGTAGCCGTCGAGGCTGCACCGGCAGAGGCCGAAGCTCCGGCCGCCGCGACCGAAGAGGCCGTAGCTGTCGAggctgcgccggcgccggcgcctgcTACCGAGGCCGACAAGGCCAGCGAGTGA
- the LOC133895816 gene encoding glycerophosphodiester phosphodiesterase GDPDL3-like isoform X1, with protein MRRSRGHGVGGGGGGVGGGGGVAASLAALLCCLVALTGGAAARRPRVPATYKTLSGNAPLVVAEGGFSGVFPDSSQYAYAFALMTSAPDTALWCDVRLTKDGVGVCLRDINMQNCTNIAQAYPARERSYVIDGVRKTGWFPLDFNMAEFEPVFLTQAIWSRIDRFNNAEYPILSVTDLQSLVKPPSVWLNVQHDIFYKQHDLNMRNYILSIQKHVPVDYVSSPEVGFLQSISGRVNRKTKLVFSFLDKTLFDPSINQTYGSLLSNLTFIKSIASGIMVPKSYIWPVTKDNYLLPSTSIVTEAHNAGLEIYASDFANDRIIPYNYSYDPLAEYLNFISDGGFSVDGVLSEYPITASESIGCFANLNSSKTDHGNPLIISHNGASGDYPDCTDLAYHSAVNDGADIIDCPVQVTSDGVVICMSSINLLDTTNVQQTPFSSRASIVTEIQTTPGIFTFNLTWDDLNNSTLKPKISSPMSSYYLIRNPRYTNQGKFLKLSDFLAIGRDKDLSGVMIIIENAAFLAKSLGIDIVDSVTTALSDAGYNNQTSKEVMIQSKDSAVLVKLKQQKTKCKLVYTLPLDIGDASASSLVDMKKFADAVVVDKTSVFALSDDFMISQTNLVKDLQSVGLAVYVQVFRNEFVSQPWDFFSDATVEINNYVQLVNISGFITDFPKTARRYEKNSCTGLGKDMPSYMDPVTVGSLAQLLPSNTQPPALAPMPTLNASSVEEPPLPPVVSKNASGGASGGVPTPGAPPSGAHTAAVSTGMLLVMGFAPLLI; from the exons ATGCGGAGGAGTAGAGGCCATGgagtgggaggaggagggggtggtgttggcggtggaggaggagtggCCGCTTCCCTCGCGGCGCTGCTGTGCTGCCTCGTGGCCCTcaccggcggcgccgccgcgcgGAGGCCGCGGGTCCCCGCTACCTACAAAACCCTAAGCG GTAATGCTCCCCTTGTTGTGGCCGAAGGTGGTTTTTCAGGAGTATTTCCTGATTCCAGCCAATATGCCTATGCTTTTGCATTGATGACCAGTGCACCTGATACAGCTTTATGGTGTGATGTTCGACTAACAAAGGATGGTGTTGGAGTTTGCCTTCGGGATATAAATATGCAAAATTGCACTAATATTGCCCAAGCGTATCCTGCGAGAGAGAGGAGCTATGTAATCGATGGTGTGCGAAAAACTGGATGGTTTCCTTTGGACTTTAACATGGCTGAGTTTGAACCTGTTTTTT TAACACAAGCAATTTGGTCTCGCATCGACAGATTCAATAACGCCGAGTATCCTATCCTCTCTGTCACAGACTTGCAATCCCTTGTCAAGCCGCCTTCCGTTTGGTTGAATGTTCAG CATGACATCTTCTATAAACAACATGATTTGAACATGAGGAACTACATACTTTCCATCCAAAAGCATGTCCCCGTGGATTATGTTTCGTCACCTGAAGTGGGCTTCCTCCAAAGTATATCTGGAAGAGTTAATCGCAAAACGAAGCTTGTGTTTAGCTTTCTTGATAAAACCCTCTTTGATCCTTCTATAAACCAAACATATGGTTCACTGCTGAGTAACCTAACGTTTATTAAGTCTATTGCTTCTGGTATAATGGTCCCCAAGAGCTACATTTGGCCAGTGACAAAGGATAACTATCTTCTTCCGTCCACATCAATTGTAACAGAAGCCCACAATGCAGGGCTTGAAATATATGCCTCTGATTTTGCAAATGATAGAATTATTCCCTATAACTACAGCTATGATCCATTGGCAGAATACCTAAACTTTATCAGTGATGGTGGATTCTCTGTTGATGGTGTATTGTCAGAATACCCAATTACTGCATCAGAGTCTATTG GTTGTTTTGCTAATCTGAATTCAAGTAAGACTGATCATG GGAACCCCTTGATTATCTCGCATAATGGCGCTAGTGGAGACTACCCGGACTGTACGGACCTGGCCTACCATAGTGCAGTTAATGATGGTGCAGATATCATTGATTGTCCTGTTCAAGTTACAAGTGACGGAGTTGTTATATGCATGAGTTCCATTAACCTGCTCGATACCACGAATGTTCAGCAAACACCTTTTAGTTCACGTGCCTCTATAGTTACGGAAATTCAGACTACACCAGGAATCTTCACATTCAACCTCACTTGGGACGACCTTAACAATAGTACTTTGAAAC CCAAGATATCTTCCCCGATGAGTAGCTATTATCTTATAAGGAACCCAAGGTACACAAATCAAGGGAAGTTTCTGAAGTTATCTGACTTTCTAGCAATCGGAAGGGATAAGGATTTGTCCGGTGTCATGATCATTATTGAG AATGCTGCATTTTTGGCGAAGTCATTAGGAATTGACATTGTTGATTCTGTAACCACTGCCTTGAGTGATGCTGGTTATAATAATCAGACTTCCAAGGAAGTTATGATCCAGTCGAAAGATAGTGCTGTTCTTGTCAAATTGAAGCAGCAGAAAACAAAATGCAAGCTTGTTTACACTCTCCCGTTGGACATTGGGGATGCTTCTGCTTCGTCATTAGTAGACATGAAGAAATTTGCTGATGCTGTAGTTGTTGACAAGACCTCTGTTTTTGCCCTAAGTGATGATTTTATGATCAGTCAAACCAATCTTGTGAAAGATCTGCAGTCAGTGGGGCTAGCTGTGTATGTACAGGTGTTCAGGAATGAGTTTGTATCACAGCCGTGGGATTTCTTCTCAGATGCAACCGTTGAAATCAATAATTATGTTCAATTGGTTAATATATCAGGCTTCATAACTGATTTCCCGAAGACAGCCAGAAGATATGAAA AAAACTCTTGTACAGGTTTGGGGAAGGACATGCCCAGCTACATGGATCCTGTTACGGTTGGTAGCCTTGCACAGTTACTCCCCTCAAACACCCAGCCACCAGCTCTGGCGCCAATGCCGACACTGAATGCGTCAAGCGTGGAGGAGCCACCACTTCCTCCTGTTGTGTCGAAAAATGCGTCTGGTGGTGCCTCAGGGGGTGTCCCAACCCCTGGAGCGCCACCATCTGGTGCTCACACAGCTGCTGTAAGTACTGGCATGCTGCTTGTGATGGGTTTTGCACCTCTGCTGATCTGA
- the LOC133895816 gene encoding glycerophosphodiester phosphodiesterase GDPDL4-like isoform X2 produces MRRSRGHGVGGGGGGVGGGGGVAASLAALLCCLVALTGGAAARRPRVPATYKTLSVTQAIWSRIDRFNNAEYPILSVTDLQSLVKPPSVWLNVQHDIFYKQHDLNMRNYILSIQKHVPVDYVSSPEVGFLQSISGRVNRKTKLVFSFLDKTLFDPSINQTYGSLLSNLTFIKSIASGIMVPKSYIWPVTKDNYLLPSTSIVTEAHNAGLEIYASDFANDRIIPYNYSYDPLAEYLNFISDGGFSVDGVLSEYPITASESIGCFANLNSSKTDHGNPLIISHNGASGDYPDCTDLAYHSAVNDGADIIDCPVQVTSDGVVICMSSINLLDTTNVQQTPFSSRASIVTEIQTTPGIFTFNLTWDDLNNSTLKPKISSPMSSYYLIRNPRYTNQGKFLKLSDFLAIGRDKDLSGVMIIIENAAFLAKSLGIDIVDSVTTALSDAGYNNQTSKEVMIQSKDSAVLVKLKQQKTKCKLVYTLPLDIGDASASSLVDMKKFADAVVVDKTSVFALSDDFMISQTNLVKDLQSVGLAVYVQVFRNEFVSQPWDFFSDATVEINNYVQLVNISGFITDFPKTARRYEKNSCTGLGKDMPSYMDPVTVGSLAQLLPSNTQPPALAPMPTLNASSVEEPPLPPVVSKNASGGASGGVPTPGAPPSGAHTAAVSTGMLLVMGFAPLLI; encoded by the exons ATGCGGAGGAGTAGAGGCCATGgagtgggaggaggagggggtggtgttggcggtggaggaggagtggCCGCTTCCCTCGCGGCGCTGCTGTGCTGCCTCGTGGCCCTcaccggcggcgccgccgcgcgGAGGCCGCGGGTCCCCGCTACCTACAAAACCCTAAGCG TAACACAAGCAATTTGGTCTCGCATCGACAGATTCAATAACGCCGAGTATCCTATCCTCTCTGTCACAGACTTGCAATCCCTTGTCAAGCCGCCTTCCGTTTGGTTGAATGTTCAG CATGACATCTTCTATAAACAACATGATTTGAACATGAGGAACTACATACTTTCCATCCAAAAGCATGTCCCCGTGGATTATGTTTCGTCACCTGAAGTGGGCTTCCTCCAAAGTATATCTGGAAGAGTTAATCGCAAAACGAAGCTTGTGTTTAGCTTTCTTGATAAAACCCTCTTTGATCCTTCTATAAACCAAACATATGGTTCACTGCTGAGTAACCTAACGTTTATTAAGTCTATTGCTTCTGGTATAATGGTCCCCAAGAGCTACATTTGGCCAGTGACAAAGGATAACTATCTTCTTCCGTCCACATCAATTGTAACAGAAGCCCACAATGCAGGGCTTGAAATATATGCCTCTGATTTTGCAAATGATAGAATTATTCCCTATAACTACAGCTATGATCCATTGGCAGAATACCTAAACTTTATCAGTGATGGTGGATTCTCTGTTGATGGTGTATTGTCAGAATACCCAATTACTGCATCAGAGTCTATTG GTTGTTTTGCTAATCTGAATTCAAGTAAGACTGATCATG GGAACCCCTTGATTATCTCGCATAATGGCGCTAGTGGAGACTACCCGGACTGTACGGACCTGGCCTACCATAGTGCAGTTAATGATGGTGCAGATATCATTGATTGTCCTGTTCAAGTTACAAGTGACGGAGTTGTTATATGCATGAGTTCCATTAACCTGCTCGATACCACGAATGTTCAGCAAACACCTTTTAGTTCACGTGCCTCTATAGTTACGGAAATTCAGACTACACCAGGAATCTTCACATTCAACCTCACTTGGGACGACCTTAACAATAGTACTTTGAAAC CCAAGATATCTTCCCCGATGAGTAGCTATTATCTTATAAGGAACCCAAGGTACACAAATCAAGGGAAGTTTCTGAAGTTATCTGACTTTCTAGCAATCGGAAGGGATAAGGATTTGTCCGGTGTCATGATCATTATTGAG AATGCTGCATTTTTGGCGAAGTCATTAGGAATTGACATTGTTGATTCTGTAACCACTGCCTTGAGTGATGCTGGTTATAATAATCAGACTTCCAAGGAAGTTATGATCCAGTCGAAAGATAGTGCTGTTCTTGTCAAATTGAAGCAGCAGAAAACAAAATGCAAGCTTGTTTACACTCTCCCGTTGGACATTGGGGATGCTTCTGCTTCGTCATTAGTAGACATGAAGAAATTTGCTGATGCTGTAGTTGTTGACAAGACCTCTGTTTTTGCCCTAAGTGATGATTTTATGATCAGTCAAACCAATCTTGTGAAAGATCTGCAGTCAGTGGGGCTAGCTGTGTATGTACAGGTGTTCAGGAATGAGTTTGTATCACAGCCGTGGGATTTCTTCTCAGATGCAACCGTTGAAATCAATAATTATGTTCAATTGGTTAATATATCAGGCTTCATAACTGATTTCCCGAAGACAGCCAGAAGATATGAAA AAAACTCTTGTACAGGTTTGGGGAAGGACATGCCCAGCTACATGGATCCTGTTACGGTTGGTAGCCTTGCACAGTTACTCCCCTCAAACACCCAGCCACCAGCTCTGGCGCCAATGCCGACACTGAATGCGTCAAGCGTGGAGGAGCCACCACTTCCTCCTGTTGTGTCGAAAAATGCGTCTGGTGGTGCCTCAGGGGGTGTCCCAACCCCTGGAGCGCCACCATCTGGTGCTCACACAGCTGCTGTAAGTACTGGCATGCTGCTTGTGATGGGTTTTGCACCTCTGCTGATCTGA